CCGACGACAGCCCGCTCGGCGCCTCCGGCGCGGCCTTCGTAGATGGTGCCGCAGCGGTCGACGAGGAAGTTGTAGCCGATGTCGTCCCAGCGGCGGTCACCGATCTGGCCGGCGTACAGACGCCGGATGATGTTCGGCACGTCGGCGCAGTCGTAGCCGCCGGGCGAGTCGGTGTGGTGGAGGAAGACGGCGACCACCTTGTCGTCGTAGCGCGGCGGCGGCTGGGCGCGTCCGGCGGTGCCCAGCCAGACGGAGCGGGGCACGATGTGCGGCCGGGCGGCGCGGTGGCCGGCCGGGGCACGGGCCGGGACCGGCGGGTCCCCGTCGAGGCCGGCCACAGTGGTCTGCTCTTCGCCGCGGGCGCTCAGGGTGAGCGCGACGACCGCCACCAGGCCGGGCAGACAGCCGAGCAGCACCAGCAGGGGATGGGGCATGCGCCGGCGGAACCGGCTCCACATCCCCGGCACGCCCGGCGTACCCGGTGTCTCCGGCGCCTCAGGCGTCCGCGGGGTCCCGGGCAGCTCCGGTATGCCCGGTGGCCCGGGTGGCTCAAGTGGCTCAGGTGGCCTCGGTCTCTCCGCCGGCCCCGGTGGCTCCGATCTCTCTGTCGGCCCCGGCAGCTCCGGCGTCCCGGTCTCCGGTGTCCCCGGTGTCTGCGGGGTTCCGGACGTGTCAGTCCCCCGGGTCCCCGGCATCGGCGGGGTCCCGGATATCTCGGTCCCCGGGGTCCCCGATATCTGCGGGGTCCCGGGCTTCTCCAGCGTTCTTCGGAGGGCGAACATGATCCCACTCTCAAGCCGCCGGGCCCCGCCCGCGATGTGCGCTGTGCCACCTGGCGGAACCATCGTCCCGGTCCGGGACGTTTCTGGGGGTACACACATACGTGGCCGGTTCGCCGCCCGGTGGCCGTTCTCGCGTATGGGTGGGTGACTGATCACCGGGCCCGTCCCGTCCGTACTGAGGGGTCCGAGAGAAAGGCGGCTCCGTGGACCTGCTCGACCTGGTGCTTGTGCTGGTGATCCTCGTCTACGCGGCGTCCGGTTACCGGCGCGGCCTGGTGGCCGGCTGTGTCTCGCTGGCCGGGTTCGTCGGCGGCGCCGTCGTCGGCGTCTGGGTGCTGCCCTGGGTGACCGGCCTGGCGGAGCGCGGCACGGCGCAGGCGACGGTGCTCGCGGTGGCGACGGTCCTGGTGCCGGCGGTGGTGGGGCACGAGCTGGCGGGCCGGCTGGCGCTGCGGCTGCGCGGGGAGCTGGATAGGGGCCCGCTGCGGGTCGTGGACGGGATAGGGGGCGCGGCGGCGAACTCGATCGCCGTGCTGATCGTGGCCTGGGTGGCGGCGAGCGTGCTGGGCGCGGCCCCGTCCCAGACGCTGACCACGGCGATACGGAACTCGACGCTGCTGGGCGCGGTGCAGCAGGCGATGCCGGACACCACGCCCGCGTGGTTCTCACGGGCCACGTCGGCGCTGACCGAGGCGGGTTTCCCCCAGGTCTTCAACCCGTTCGAGAACGAGTCGACGGCCCGGGTGGCCCGCCCCTCCGGCGACAGCGTCACACCGGCGGCGGCGCGCGCCGCGAAGC
The genomic region above belongs to Streptomyces sp. CG1 and contains:
- a CDS encoding MarP family serine protease, translating into MDLLDLVLVLVILVYAASGYRRGLVAGCVSLAGFVGGAVVGVWVLPWVTGLAERGTAQATVLAVATVLVPAVVGHELAGRLALRLRGELDRGPLRVVDGIGGAAANSIAVLIVAWVAASVLGAAPSQTLTTAIRNSTLLGAVQQAMPDTTPAWFSRATSALTEAGFPQVFNPFENESTARVARPSGDSVTPAAARAAKLSTVKIEGVSGNEGREGSGFVYSAHHVMTNAHVVAGIDQPSVRVGGVGRSYEARVVLFDPDRDVAVLYVPGLHAPVLRFDTTAVRGDSAVVAGYPQDGGLNLQAATVASRVQATGQNIYNDATVTRDIYSIRSTVRPGNSGGPLLTTHGKVFGVVFARSTSDAETGYVLTADEVAGDAQRAATATVPVDTGQLVSS